AAGAGATTACAAGGATTGGTGTGGGAAAAGGGGTACAACTGTGGTGACATTAAAGGCCAGTAAGTTGAGAGTTAATGGAATCTGTGGATGGTGCGAATTAATAGGATGCACATTTTATTTCAGTGTTTATTCGGATGTGCCGGCAGCCTTTAAACGGTGGAAGGAATCAGGATTACGCTTGGCAATCTACTCTAGTGGCAGCATAAAAGCTCAGCAACTTCTTTTCGGGCAAAGTGACTTTGGCGACCTGCTGCCATACATTAACGGCCATTTCGATACGACTAGTGGCCATAAACAAGAAACACAGTCGTATACAAACATTACCAAAGATTTGGGCGAGGACCCAGCAGATATTCTATTTCTAACCGATGTAATAAAAGGTAATTACTTTGTAACGAATTCCAGATTTTACTCCTttgataattgttttttttttttaccagagGCTGAAGCAGCACGTCAGGCTGGTTTACAAACTGTTATACTCTCAAGGCCGGGCAATGCCCCATTGACAGACGATGATAAATCACAATTCACAATTGTCGAAGATTTTGAAAAGCTCAACGTTAAgctcaaacaaaaataaacattatTGAATGAATTTGATCAATTTGATAAGTGCTTACTCAGAACATCATACACAGAACATCATCACATacagaaaataaaaatcggtttcagtCACCTAATTAATTgctccaaataattttttaattgcgccgattaatttttaattgatccaattaatttttgaattggCCCATTTAGAGGAAGTGAAGTGAGGGGGCAGTGTAAAtaacggttgttgttgttgtagcagtgtgttgtacactgaggcggcagcccttgccgatgaaggacttcatcgggtccatccggtacgtacaaccggctactaTGGGATTGCGTAAATAACGGTTGGTAGGAGGGGGATAGAGAGAGTAAAAAAGGAGGAGCCTGTGAGAGAGGAGATTGGGTGGGAGCAGGCTGGGTTGGAGGGATAGTGTGGATCGGTTTGGAGGGAATAGCGGACGGGCTTCAACGAGATCGACGAGAGGGACGTTGAAAATTGCATGGATTTCGGGGGATAGTTAACGATTGTTATGTTGGACATTTGGGGATTTTGTGTATGTCGGCTCCACTCGCTTCCATTGTTATGAATCGGTTCATCCGTTAAAGGGCCTTTGATTTAAAGTTGGGGCTGCCatcttaaaaaaaaggaaaaataatcaTTTAAAGTTAAATGCAATCACCCTATTGATGACCTGCTGGAATACGAAGACCCGACTCACTGAAAAGGATTAAAAAGTAAATTGGGAAATTCATTGCTTCTTATCTATAAAGAAACTCCAAATTTCCAAACtcctttaattgttgaaaagtGGGAAAGTGCTTCTCAACACGTTTTCTCGTTTTTCGTCAAGGCTGACCTCGTTATATGTCAACCACAGCTGAATatagttttttaaataaattgacTTTTACATCAAAAAGTGGGTAATTCACTAGAGTGGAACGAAATATTACACGCTCACTGTGAATTTAGTACTTCCCCAATAAAACGTAATAAGTTGCAAAGctactggacaaaattcggaggaCCAATCAGAAGAAGATTTGGGCAATATAATTTAGATTGACCAAGCatggaagacattgacgacaatgtcaacaggactaTAACTTCAATAGTGGGATCTTTCGAAGAtaattgtcctcttcgagaaaggaaatcagaccAAGAAAAACCCTTTGTGATTggagagattcgcaatattgcaAAAATGGTCCGTAGACACGTCGTCCGCAGGCACATCGCAATAAAGCGGAAgattattgggatgtgtattacacacgtctcaaggaatacaatcaAATTACCAGAGCGACAACCGGAGCTTTCAATCATTTATGTAACCCGTACCTGGTGGAATATTTGCGGCGTTATTACAGAAGAAGGCCGGCTATCTGGAGCCCCATCTAACCACTATATCATAGCGTGCCTAAGACTTACATATACTCCGAAGGCCTCGCAGGAGGCATGAGTGTTATTTATACCCAtgcccgacaaggcaagttatgcgacaccaaaggcctacagacctttaTAACTTGCCACGTACTAGTGGGCATGATATTCATCATATACCGTAAATTGAAGGCAATATCGAagcaattcaaattcaaaaataGCCTTGTACTAGTGGGAATGGAAGTTATCATATATCAGTTTAAAGATACAGGGAATGACAACATGAGTTATAGGCTCCTGTTTCCCGGTAAGGGGCGGGCGGAAACAAGTGGCTCCTAACATAGCGATTGCTTAATGTAAAAAGGCACTTAAGGTCATTTCTTTACAGGAGATGAGAAAACTAGATAAATTCAGTACAATTTCAgatacaacaaaaattttaatggaattttaaatagaaaaaacaaaaaaaatttttcatttatttggtCAAAGTCGTTTGACCATATATGACTATAATACCACAACATTTTGAAgcattcaataaaaattttttaagaataaaataattaatGAGAGAATTGCATACcgctttaattaaaatttaaaaaaaaaaaaaaatttattaagttTTTTCCTTCTCCTGAAACAAGAAATCGAGTTAGACCCTTTCTTTATTAAGCTATCGATATGCACGCTTATAAAACCCACACTAGTAGAAAATTTAATTACTCTGAGAAAACGAGGACTttaatcaccctacagtcttcaaaaataaagcaattGAGCTTACTTAACATGGGTGCTGCTCATTTTATGCAAACTGATTAAATAAATTTGTGGACTAATTTTACGGTGCAGGGGGCAGGACTCGCAGACAAGCGTGATAGGATATGTGATTCCTATCATAATAACCGTAGAAGGGAGCCCCTGTAgccaagttggtagcgtgcttggattaccagtgcaggagtcgtgggttcgattcctgccagaagccttggtctgtcgctactgtggtatcacaatggacctaaaattgccTAAGTGAGTAAagaactgccactcttacctaacctaaccctagaAGTTGGCCCCAAAAGAATCtgtacactgatgctgaagaccCTCGATGTACCGGAGTCCTGACTCAAATCCGGAGTACCAGACTCAAATCCGTCTCTAGACACTCTGACAGTTTCCGATGTCTTGAAAATGGGCGCTACTGAGTCCAAGAAAGAATTCGAGTAAGAGGGAATAGTGCAGAGGGATTTAACTATTCCTGCCAGTAGCCAAGATGCAGGTGTCACTACTTCACCCAATCCTTGTTCCTGAATTTTCTTAGCATCACGACTACTGTGTACACTATTACCGCCCACATTAGCCGAGTTCAAAACAGGGGTGTTATTGGACAGTCTTTgtggttgtagcagtgtgttgtacactgaggcggcagcccttgccgatgaaggactctatTGGCTCAATACGGTACATACAACCGCCTGCCATGGAACTGGTCTTCGTGGTTATTGTCCCACAGCAGGATTTAATCGTCAACCCCATTTGACTTTTCCAATATCGATAGgaagcaattgttatccaatataAAAATGTTACGACCTCAAATAATCCATAGTAGTTTCTCCGTGGCTTCGAATTgaggcgagaatatcagaaaaacatttaagCGGTTTTTATTGTCTAACTTTTGTTTAGGTCTTTAGCCATGTTGAACTTCTCTCCTAAGTGGTGTCCAccattcggtctcggctatGAAATAtaggtctcttatcattaagATGAAAGCATTTGTCACATAGCACTTCTTGATGGGATTTACAAGCATCCCATTAAATAAGTGCAGgcacaaattttgataaatccgattcatggtggagggtatatatgagtCGGCCTAGCTgcatttaataatattttacttttttactaACAAAACTCTTCGAGTGAAGAAATTTAGAAAATGTAACTTCTACTTTTCTACTGAGTTGGATTTTCACTACGGTGGTTTCAATTGCCCTCTCTGGTTTCGTGATTCCAGTAGCTGGCCTAGGAACACCACCATCTTCTTCAATAGCCATCTTGTCGGATACCGAACTTTTTGGAGATGGAGGATACATAATGGCGACATCATGCATCTTCACCGACGAAAATGGCTTCTGCTTCGTTTGATATGTAGGTTGACATCTCACAGAAGAGGAAATTGGAACATTGGAGCTAccgagcgcgtccacaggttgcggatagtggaatgctccatgcggagtagctgcaactgcagtcgtggacaatcagcggtatcgaatggagagtctcagtgagaggccgggtcgCACCGGCTCctgtttaaatactgagtgtcaatgATGCTCATACGACAAGACGAgatattggcgtctttaaaaaACCAACAGCCACCATGTTCCCATGGCGATCGTTCGTTTAGATCGtaatgagcttgctcacctataagagcttgacgaggatcgccttATCCActtgcaaatgtggctacaacaaatacaaaccttgaaatgtcaataagcactcggggggtggaatggaggataggtagaggttaaaccgAGCAGGAGATTGAGGACAGTTATAGGTTACTCGActtcaggtaaatccagattcttcagcatcagtgtagagattccgtcgggcctaacgccttggatgatttggcgccacggatgacatgcATAAcatcgtccacggtaaattgttgtggctgtccatcggctcggatacgacgaatggctctcttcTTGCCCTgttactctcgggatgcacaattaattgacggttgaacaacctggcgcatttcTTCGGATCAgccacagttacgtcgccaaaagtgagtGAGTTTATGTCTTCCCGTCTACCggagttcgagagtgacttaacagtagaccacagcttgacTCAATCGgaacctaagttacattgcttcaagttTTCCAGCACTTAATTCTGCTAATGTTGTTGATTTTCAGAcccagctcgctgattctgaggttaatggggtccgtgcaacgaatccctTTACGCTCGTCCGCGAGTACCACTGCACATAGTCCTACGACGAGGACGCAGCACGGGATATCTATAAGCACCACACCGATCTGTGTGGGTTTCATTGTTCTCACGTGAAGCTTATCTGCTAGCGtcaacaggttgcggatagttgcaacggcgcttgtgacccactgctgtctatctTCACACACTACCTTGCAACTTATTCAATGCGACTATACCCACGTAGgctagagcaagatcggaaatgcacccACAGAAtacaccggttacacctcaccgatactgaccgatgatggaggcggttcttagcaaccgaacagaaccagggtccggggttcttttcaatcccggcacggaccaaaagcgtgaggagaaggcactccggaatGTGCCTCTCCCTTGACGAAAGAAGGACATacacgtacactgaggaggccaccgtagcgcagagattagcatgtccgcttatgacgctgaaagcctgggttcgaatcctggcaggtacatcagaaacatttccagcggtggttatcccctcctaatgctggcgacatttgtgaggtactttgccatgtaataacttttcaccaaagaggtgtcgctctgcggcacgccgttcggacttggctataaaaagggggtcccctatcattgagcttaaaattgaatcggacagcactcattgatttgtgagaagtttgtcccagtttctaaacggaatgttcatgacaAGATTGAATTTGCACGTACTTctagacggcagcccttgccgatgaaggattccaacGGGTCAATCCAGTGCTACCATGGGATTACTACTCAAACACTCCTGATCCCAAACTCTTAGCAATTTTTGTGTTTATGTTAAAGAGAGCGCCATGCTAAAAGGACTTACATCAGTCAACGATTGCTTGCCTTATCCTGAGGGATATAATTTTGATACCATGCCTTAGCGAGTGGTGATATCTTCATTATTTCGTTTGAacatacataaataaaattCCTGCATGTTAACTACACTTTGAACAACTTATACCAACATATGGGTTCCCTAAATTTTGATGAATGTTTCCACTTTACTTTATGACAGACAGTGTCTCCACGCGAAAAAAACCTCTTACCAAAGCGTGTCCATAAGAAACTCTCTTTGTTTTGTTGGAAAACTATACCACAATGGCCTGTCTGCGTGCAGACTTTGTTTTGTCTTAGAAATTTACTACTCTCAGCATGTGTTGCATGCCCCAGAATAGataagcaaaaagaaaaaaaactttggtGCGTACGAGTACAACCATAAAGTAACCCTTGTTGTCTGATACAATAGCAAAAATAGCACCACAATAAATTCTTTTATAAGGAATATCGAAATTAAGTCAATTGGTAAAGGTAAACAAATTAGCCCTGTTACCTAGGCAACCTTTTAGGCCATACAAGCAAACACGACCAAGTGTACAAACGGTGGCCAGGATTTACCACAACACCAATTTTTGTTGTTAATAGGCAAAACAATTCTTCACAATGGCATCACATTCGGGAAGATCCTTTATAAATTCGTGCTTAAAAGTGCCCATTGACCCATGCAATAATTGTCCAGCTCCAATTTACAATAGGCCCAGAATGTATTTGGGACGCTTATCCATGACTCCAACAACAGCCTTAGCAACAAAAACTTGTGACACAGCGACAACAGACCTTAAGTGGTCATGTGGAGGCATAAGGTCCCTGACAAAGTTCTATGACAGCATTCCAGGTTACTTTCATATGGGGCTTCCCAAATCCAACTATTTTATTTACCGTTCCTTCTTTGCTCTTTACAGATTATGGCGAACTGACTCACTTAACCGAGGAGGAATTTTATTCAACACTGGATACACTGAGAAGCACCTGTCGTGAATTTAGAACGACACCAGCGAATTCGTGCGGCATCGCAACCACCACCATAGTGCTAGACGACCGCTGCAGTACTAGCACCACAAGTTCTTCCATGACTTCGCACTGTCACATTAAGAAATCTAAGAAGggcaagaagaaaaagaaatcgAACAAATCGAAAACTCGTAGTGAGAATCAGTCGGAATCGCAAGAATCCGAGAGTATTGTGGATTATACAACAAATAATAGATCCACCGTGCCAGATTCTGCATACACATTGACGGATAGCAAAACTTTTGAGAGAATTTTCGATAtcaaaaggtatttaagggggaaaagttatttttttttttaattcttaacgacattttttttaattgcagcataaaaaaagatttggacGAAGAAGTGGAACGATTTAGAAAATCTCTTAAAGACTATGAATCTGAGTTGAGGAGACCTGCAACTTCCTCGGTGTTAAATCGATCAGAGTCACGCTCCTTTACACGTAGCCCATCGAaagaaagaagagaaaaaagcGAAAATGTCATAAGACATTCAAACGAAAAGTGAGTAGAAGTGTTGTGTTTTCATTAAATCGTCGGCTTAATGCTATCTTGTTCCGCACGTCATTTTCGAGGAGTTAGGATCGGTTTTTGTGATCCTAACTCACTCGGCAACACACAGACCGAAATCTCTACCAATGTTTCCTTCAATTTCGATTAATAGCaatgctcatttattaaaaAGATTTCGAATTCTCGTCACAAATCTGGATTTGCTTTTACTGAAAACGTCATATAACGGGAAGCGTTATTATGTCATAATtgtaaggaggccaccgtgacgCAGAGTTTGATGCTGTACGCCTAGGTTTCAATCTTGGCTAGAACATGATAACaaatttgtcagcggtggttttctcgccctaatgctggcaacgtttgtggggtattatgccatttaaaaacttctctccaaagaggtgtcgtagtgcggcacgacgttcggactcagatataaaaaggaggccccttatcattgagcttaaacttgaatcggactgcactcactgatatatgagaagtctacccctgttccttaatagaatgttcatgagcaacatttgcatttgcactcaTTTAAACTAAGAGACGTGTACAGGCACATTGAAATGCGTTTAGAatatttaaatactttttaacGAAAATGCAATTTGTGAGAAAAATCACCTCAGTGaatatagagctggcaaaatatcgatggcattatcgatactatcgataattgattttttgacttaatatcgattgatatttttccgatggatactatcgcaaaagttatttaaaaataagCAATTCCACACTGAATGCATCCTTTatgatacattgcgcctatagggggagcaattttcatccgattagactaacattttctctcatgacttccaattaactttattaatcttggttttatttttaattttgtctgtcCATTGATattgattttatataaatcgatctcctgatttttacttctcattttcgtttgatatataggtaatgggaaattaacgatagtatcgatactaacgatattaattatgaaaaaaaaaatatggaaaatatcgaatgttccgattgtcgatagtttgccagctctagttttaacaatgtgcggaccgacaattcttagaccagtaccgggtggacccagtccttagagactggataaaccatatgctaaggaaaaggtgaacaaattgtgtgtctcatggcataaatattagGGAGAgtgtggcacaaggcacgccacaggcggccactcctatgggtgaccaccataaaaccacctattacggatgctgactgaggagggatttgaacccgtatgctgcacagacgatgttattatacttctaaggggtaaggatccgatgAGCCGAAACggacttgcatatggcatatgactgggctagacccagaggtctcaatgttaatccagagaagaagAGAAGAATGCTTACtttcgcctcagtagtttgatggactgcaatggagaaaaagtgcaacgttaggattatacaacaggttcagagaacatgttgccttggcataggcggagcgatgaggaacaATCCTACTAGGACAATGGGGGCCATTCTAGATGTCCGACCCATagccatacagattaagtgtgaggcagtaaCTGCGtccatgagacttaaggcaatagGAGGATGAATAGAGTacaggagcaggtcataccatcgcggtataatcgaggcaatgaTAGGAAGCCTgggatatctgagacgacacttgaggtcgagtacgaggcactgctgccagcggcagtcTTGGATTgctggaaccctagtattgccatctggaagatcatgttacacggatggatcaaagctagaggacagagttacACGGaaggatcaaaactagaggacagagtgggccaaaGGGCACCACGTTGCTTCTAAAAAACGATTTCGAAAcctggcaaggtcaaatacttgggtgtgatgttggacaggaaactgtattggaagtgtcacattcagacgGCTTACACatgtcttggacaggaaaccgtattggaagtgtcacattcaaaaggctcacagattttggaCTCTATGTAGAccgaccgtaggctcgaaatggggccttaatccgtggATAGTCTacaggagcaggtcataccatcgaggtataatcgaggtgacgataggaaacttggaatatctgagacgacacttgaggtagagtgcgaggcactgctgccagcggcagtcTTGGATtcacgaaaccctagtattgccatctagaagatcatgggtctatattgagaacccagggactaagatctgttttggactgcctgaccatgatAAGGTCCTGTAGGCGTAGatcagggcgatcacggaatgcgtgaggtgttgtgatgttaacgcgaggacgtcgagtatgaacatctttacggaaagTAAACAGGCAATAACATCCGCGacagtaagatcacgaacagtcttggaatgtatgagggagattaacgccttctctgaggatgacacgatccacatcgtttgggtg
This Stomoxys calcitrans chromosome 2, idStoCalc2.1, whole genome shotgun sequence DNA region includes the following protein-coding sequences:
- the LOC106081346 gene encoding enolase-phosphatase E1, encoding MCPTKELTARIILSDIEGTTTSISFVKDKLFPYAKSHRKGYLEQTWISKETSEIVQDLLELPEFEAYSNENPHLGEESFGISTVSDFVNYLIDKDLKLGPLKRLQGLVWEKGYNCGDIKGHVYSDVPAAFKRWKESGLRLAIYSSGSIKAQQLLFGQSDFGDLLPYINGHFDTTSGHKQETQSYTNITKDLGEDPADILFLTDVIKEAEAARQAGLQTVILSRPGNAPLTDDDKSQFTIVEDFEKLNVKLKQK